GCCTCCAGGGCGGCCGCGGATGCGATATTGCCGCTCACCGTGATCTCCGAACTGTCGGTCTTCAACGATACGGCATTTCCGGCCACATCGGTAACGGTCACATCGACCTTGACCTTGGGAACGGCCGTACTGCTGCCGTCGGTGTTGATCACCATGACATACAGGGTGGTGGTCGAGAATCCGTTCAGATTGAACTTCTCGGTGCTGTCGCCTGCATAGATGATGTATCCGGTGCTGTCGACGACGAACACCTTCCAGCCGGTGACGGACGAATCGGACAGCGATGCGGTCACATTCGCATACTCCAGGTTGGAGTTGGGGTTGACGATGGTTATCGCATACCTGTATACGGAACCGGCGGCGATATCGGAACTCGTCTTGTCGGCGGATGTGACGTTTACGACGGTATCGTTCACAGTGGAAGCGGCTGCATACTTGTTCGCAGGAACGATGCACTTGGCGACCTCGTTACCGACGGTGTCGGAAACGGTCACATACATGTTGGAGTCCCCGGCCCCGATCTTGGTGGCATCGAAATGTCCTTTCACGGTGACCGTTCCATTGCTCTCGCCGGCGATCGTCAGCGTGTAGGCCTTGTCCAATACGAACACGGAGCTTCCGGTTATCACGTAGGTCATGGAGTATTTGTTGGTGTTGAAGACCTTGATCTCCAGAGTTCCGTTTCCTGCGGTGTCGAAGGATCCGCTGACTACCTCTACGGCATCGTCGTAGGTAGATCCCACGCCATTGCTGATGACGGAGAAGTTGTAGGTGACATCCTTGTCCTCGACCGCCACAGACTCGTCGGCATCTGTCTTGAGCTCGTATTTGATATTGTTGCTCTCGACGGTGACCTTCACACTCATGCTGACCGTCACGTTCTTCGGAACGTTGAACTCGTAGTTTCCGTCCTTGATGTCGACTCCGAGCTCGTAGTCCACGGCATTGTATGTGTATTCCACGGTCATGCTTCCGTCCGCTGTCACACCTACGTATCCGGAGACCTTCACCGTCTCGTAGGGAGAGGTCAGATCCACAGCGGATATGGAGGAGGTTATCTTCTGAGAGACTGCGACCTTGTCTTCTCCGGACTTGACGCTGAAGATGTACTCGTGGTTCTTCTCGAGGTAGTACTTCACAGTGACAGTGGTGTCCGATGTAGACTTGTCACCTTTCTCGTAAGTCCCGGTGTTTCCGTCGGAATCTTTCAGAGCGGTGATGCTGAGGGAGTCGCCATCGGTGTACTTGACCTCGACGGCATAGCACTCGAACCCGTTGGTCAGGGAATCGAGGGTGAGGTTGTTGTGACCGAGATAGACCGTGAAGTTGTCGTCTGCGTAGTATCCCTGGTTGAGGAGCTCGTCGACGACCAGGTAATACTTGCCGGCGAACAGCTGGATCGAGTTTCCGTTGTTCTTCTGAAGCTCGAAATATGTGGGAGTCTCGGAATCCTTGTCGGTGTAGTAGTAGATCTTCAGGTCGTATTCGGTGGAGTTGGTCACTCCGATCTTCTTGACCTGCAGAGGCTTCTCCGCATCCTCGGTGAGTTCGAACGACATCGTGGACAGAGATGTGTTGGACGTAACTCCGGTAGAGGAGTTGGTCTTGTCGTTCAGGACCTTCAGCAGAACGGCGTCCATTGCAGACATGGTCACATCTATGCTTCCATCCTTGGGCACCCAGAACACCGCCTTTCCGGAAGTGTTGGTGAGTACGTACAGGTTGTAGGAGGTCTCTCCATCGGTGATCTTTCCGCTCAGACCGTAGAACGGCAGGGTCTTGGTGGACGAACTGCTGGTCCCGGTGTGGAAGTTGACGGTCTGACTGACGGAGTATGCGATGCGCAGGGAGATGTTCCCGTCCTCGCTGTCGGCGGATATGTCACCGGCGACTTCGAGGGTCCTGAGATCCGCCTGACCGTCACCGTTGTAGGAGTACAGGGTGTAGGTGCCGCTAGGAACATAGGCGGTATACTGACCGTCACCGTTGGTGGTGCAGCTGAACACTGCGCCGTCGTCACCCCTTATGAAGGTCACGGTGACTCCGGATGCGGCCTTGCCGTCGACGTCCTTGACCGTACCGGTCACGGAATAGACGGTCTTCCCTTCACCGAGAGCGATACCGGTGCCGGAAGATGTTCCGACTCCATAGTAGATCTTGCCATCGGATATGACATAGGCGGTATAGGTGTTGGCGACCCCTCCGGGAGCAGGTACAAATGCCTTCGTATCGGAATACGCAATGGATGTGTATCCAATCGAGGAGATCGTAGGGGCAGATCCCGTACTGTTGTTGGTGATATTCATGTTGTTGGCAGGATATGCGGTAAGGGAGATGGTCTTGGATCCTCCGGACGACACGGACACGGTGGAGGTGGATGATATGACATATCCGTTACCTGCATCTTGTGCACCGTATGTGCCGGCAGGGACGACTATCTTGGCCGACCCTGCGGAATCGGTGGTTCCCTTGAAGACCTCTCCGGTATCCACGTTGTAGACGCTTGCATCGGTTCCGGAGACCTTCGCACCGTATTCGTCGGTGACAGTGACGGTGACGGTCCCGGTGGGGACGGATATGCGAAGGCTTTCGATGGCGGAGCTTTCGATGGCGGAGGACACCGTCACCTTGGCGGTGGTCACTGAAGTACCGTCCGCAAGATAGAGGGTGGCGTTGTAGATGTCCGGGACCATGTGGACTTCGCTGATCAAACCGTTGCTTACAGCGGCCTGATATGATTTACCGGAAGCCACACCGGTGTAGACCAGGTATCCCTCGAATTTATCATAAGGAGAACCGTCCGAGGAGAGAACAGTGGTCCCTTCTACGGCCACAGCGGTCAGTGCCAGATCCCTGTCGGACTCGAAACTTGCCTTGACGCGCGTATCCACGGCCGTACCGTCGTATGCATTGGTCGCTCCGACGTAGAACGTCACATAGTAGTCGGGCCCGTTGGGGACCGCCACCGTGTATTTACCGTCGCCGTCGGTGTATGCGGTGCTGCGCTGCACATACTTCCCGAGCTGGGAATCGTACTCGAACACCGCGACCTTCACACCCTTGACCGCACCGGTTCCGTCGATGACGGTACCCGAGAGGTCGGTGTGGGCGGAGGCGTTGTTGCCGACGTATTCAAGCAGGACTACGGAGGACAGATAGTTGATGAGTCCGCCGTCGGTCTTCTGCTTCGCGATCGCCTCGTATGCATCCATGTCGACCCATCCGTCGGAGGATGCCGTGGCCGAGGAATCGGGGTTGTACATGACGTGCCAGTAGACCGCCTTGAAACCGTCGAGGGTGGCCGCCGGGGTGACGGTCACGCTCTTGTCGGCGAGAGCGAGGCTCTGCAGGAATGTCATACTGCTGCTGTAACCGCTGCCGTCGATACCGAACAGGGCCTTCCACAGGAATGTCTGGTACATTGCATTGGTGTAGGACGTGTACCCGGTGGAGGAGTTGATCGAGTAGAACTCGCTCACCGCTCCGTAGGAACCGGTGGTGTAGTTGCCGAGGTACGCCATGGTGGAGAACGAGGAGCTGTCGTTGTAGTAGATGGGCAGCATGCTTCCGTCCACTTCTACGTATTTGATTCCGTTGTAGTGCTTGGCAGAGACACATACGGAGGAGTACATCTCCTGGATCTTGTCCTCGGAGACGGTCTTCACGATGTAATCGGTTACGGCCAGGTACACCGCGTTCTCGTCCGTCAGGGCGGGGATGTCGATTCCGGAGAAGTCGTCGGAATTGGCCGCGATGTAATCCTTCGCACCGCTTCCGGTGGTCAGCCTCTCCATCTCGGCGTAGTCGAGACCGGCGGCCGCGATGTCCGCCCTGAAGTTCTCGAGGTCCGCCGAGAGCATTATACGGAGGGCGAACGTGGCGACGACCTTCGCACTGCTATCGGACAGATAGACGGACGTCATCGCAGAGGCCCCTCCGCCCACGGCATCGGTGACGCTCTTGAATCCGCCCTTTATGACGGAATCGTTGGCGTTACCTATCCAAGTTACGAGGGAACCGCTCTTGTCCACATCGGAATACTCGTTCCAGAGCGAGTCGATCATGGAGTCCTCGGCGGTGTTGATCGTGTAGCCGAGCCCTCCGTAGTATCCGGACTTCTCGTCGTTGGTGGGGGTGGCGGCGTCGACGGCGTATACCGCGTTGGGCAATACCACCAGAAGAACGGCCACCAGAAGGGTGGAGAACGGGAAGAACTTGAGTGCCTTCCTGGCACCGGCCTTGACACCGTTGCCCCTGAGGGATGCGAAGTATCCTTTCATGTCCACGGACCTGATGATCCTCACGGACAGTGCGGAGCATCCGATGGCGAATGCGGCACCTGCCAATACGGCATAGTCCGCATTGAACCATCCCACAAAGAACATGGAGAGGAGGAACAGCATGGTGAACCCGTACATCCTGGAGTTGGAGTGCTTCCTGTATCTGTAAAGCATCCATCCGCCGTAGATCAGCGGGAACCAGAGGGTGAGCCATCCGTAATAAGAGGCCATGCCGGAGATGCTTGTGCGGGATGCGCTGTTGACGAGGGACTGCATGAGGCTCCCGTTGTACACGCTGTTCCCGTGGGTCATCGCGTTGGATATCTCGGGCAGTCCGAGGGCGAAGGCGATGGCGACGACCGCGATGGCGACGATGAATACGGGGATCGTGACGACCCACGGCTTCTTCTCGACGGCCGCGAAGGCGATGCTGAACGCGATGGTCAGGAGACCGAGGACGAATCCACCAGAGAACACGGCGTCCCACAGTCCGACGGGGATGTAATAACATGCTCCGAGGACGAGTCCGATGGCGAGGACCGTGTCGACTATGAGGACGGCGGACCACATGTCCCTTCCGCCGATACGCTGGACGATCATCGCTATCGCGAGACAGACCGCCGCGACGACGACATACATCCTGAAATCGGTCCAGGAAAGTACGACCGCTGCGAAGAATATCCCTGCGAGGACGGTGTACATGAGGGCGGACTTGTTGTGGAAGACGCCCTTGGGACCGGCGACGGAATCCCTGTCCACCGCTTCGAATGCCGATGCCAGGAAGTAGACCATCCAGGCTGCGACGAAGCAGATGAACGCGAAGCCCGTCCCGTTGGAGAACGGGGTCGTCATGATGAGCAGCGCGAAGAAGGCGTAGAACAAGGCTGCGACGATACCGATGGTCTCGTCTCCCTTGAACATCTTCTTGGCGGCCATGTAGACGGGGATGCAGGTGAGCGCTCCGAGTATGGGGGCGGACCATGCGAGGACTCCGGCGGCCGCGGTAGCGTCAGAGACCCCGAAGAGGGTCACGACGAACGCGATGGCGGCGATAATATAGTCGAAAAGCGGACCGAACGTGTTCGCCGATCCGAAGGGGTAGTTCAATGCCGCATCCCTGACGGGACTGTAGGTACCCGCAAGGATCTCCTCCACTATGCGGAGGTTGTTGGAAGCGCTTGAACCGCCGGACAACGCATAGTTGTCTCCGGCGGAGATCCCGTACGCGAATACGAACCTCATGAGGAAGGCTGCGATGATGATCGCGAACATGGAAAGCAAGCGCCAATGCTCTCTGAACCATACGCCCTTGCTCCCGCTGTTCGCGGAAGACTTGGGTTCCCCATCATCCGGGGCGGCTTTTCCGATAGCAAATTTGCGCATTCTCGATTCTCCGTAACGATATCGAATGCGCAAACATGCCTGATTTGTTATTTATAGGTTTACGGGCGCGTATTATTAATATAATATATTGGGGAAGGAGTTGGATGGAAGAACAGGACGCTGGCTCTTTCAGAGTACCGTCCTGATCTCGTCGGCGATGTCCCCGGCCACCTTCGACGGGTCGTCCGATTTATAAATGGCCCTGCCCACTATGACATAATCCGCACCGGCGCTTATCGCGGCGGAGGCGGACCCCCCTTGGGCACCTACCCCGGGGGAGAGGATCTCCCTGTCCCCTATGACCTTCCGTATGGCGGCTATCCTGTCCGGACGAGTCGCAGGGGCGATGAATCCCTTCACCCCGCACCTTACTCCGACAAGTGCCAGCGCCTCTGCGTTAGGTGCCGTGAACTCCTTTCCGCCCGGATGGCTCATCTCGGTGACGGCATAGATGTTGCCCCTTCCCGCCGCGGTATCGACCGCCTCCTTCATGGAATCGCTCCCCGTGAAAGAATGGACTATGACCGCCGAAGCCCCTCTTCCGAGGGCGCCGTCGACGATGAGATGGACCGTGTTGGGTATGTCCGCCACCTTGAAATCGCATATCACGTCGGAGCGTCTGGAAAGTTCCGTTATCATCTCCGGACCGGCGGACAGGACGAGCGGCCAGTTGATCTTGATGGCATCCACAGTGCCAGACACGGCATCGGCGATATCCAGTGCCTTCTCTCTGTCGGTCTCGTCGAGCGCAAGTATCAGACGGCTGCTCTTTCTCATCGCGGTTGCCATCGTCCGAATATTTTTAAAACCTTGCTACAGATGTTGCGACATGTCCTTCATCAGGTTCGATTCGGGGTCCGCCGCCAACGGAAAACTTGCAAACGGTTGCGAATTCTGCATAAGAGGGTCCAAGATGGTCCTTTTCGTCACCGGCCGTTGCAAAGCGGGATGCTTCTACTGCCCGATATCGGCCGAAAGGAAAGGAAGGGACACAGTCTATGCGAACGAATGCCCGGCCATGAACGACGACCAGATCATTGAGGAGGCCGAGGCGATGGACGCGGAAGGGACCGGGATCACCGGAGGGGACCCCTCCGAGAATCTGGACAGGACCCTGCACTACATCCGTCTCCTGAAGGATCACTTCGGAAAGGACCACCACATCCACATGTATACGTCCGTCATAAGTCTGGAGAACGCAAAGCTCCTGGAGGAGGCGGGACTCGACGAGATCCGCTACCATCCCCGCGAGGACCTCTGGACCTGCATGGATACGACGGAACTGGAGGACATCGTCAAGAGTGTCGGCATGGATGTGGGTATAGAAGTTCCAGCACTTCCGGGGAAGGAGGGCGAGCTCACGGAACTCGCCGGATACGCGACAGGCGTCGGAGTGAAATTCATCAACCTCAACGAACTGGAGTTCTCCGAGACCAACTGGGACATGATGGAAGCGCATGGTTATGAGATCAAGGACGACCTCTCGGCCGCCGTACTGGGCTCGGAGGAGACGGCCATAAAGGTGATGAATGCCCTTCCTGACGCACCGTTGCATTTCTGCTCCTCCACATTCAAAGACGGCGTCCAGCTGAGGAACCGGCTCAAGAGACGTGCGGAGAACATTGCCCGCGAATACGACGTGGTCACAGAGGATGGGACCATAC
The nucleotide sequence above comes from Candidatus Methanomethylophilus alvi Mx1201. Encoded proteins:
- a CDS encoding carboxypeptidase regulatory-like domain-containing protein; this encodes MRKFAIGKAAPDDGEPKSSANSGSKGVWFREHWRLLSMFAIIIAAFLMRFVFAYGISAGDNYALSGGSSASNNLRIVEEILAGTYSPVRDAALNYPFGSANTFGPLFDYIIAAIAFVVTLFGVSDATAAAGVLAWSAPILGALTCIPVYMAAKKMFKGDETIGIVAALFYAFFALLIMTTPFSNGTGFAFICFVAAWMVYFLASAFEAVDRDSVAGPKGVFHNKSALMYTVLAGIFFAAVVLSWTDFRMYVVVAAVCLAIAMIVQRIGGRDMWSAVLIVDTVLAIGLVLGACYYIPVGLWDAVFSGGFVLGLLTIAFSIAFAAVEKKPWVVTIPVFIVAIAVVAIAFALGLPEISNAMTHGNSVYNGSLMQSLVNSASRTSISGMASYYGWLTLWFPLIYGGWMLYRYRKHSNSRMYGFTMLFLLSMFFVGWFNADYAVLAGAAFAIGCSALSVRIIRSVDMKGYFASLRGNGVKAGARKALKFFPFSTLLVAVLLVVLPNAVYAVDAATPTNDEKSGYYGGLGYTINTAEDSMIDSLWNEYSDVDKSGSLVTWIGNANDSVIKGGFKSVTDAVGGGASAMTSVYLSDSSAKVVATFALRIMLSADLENFRADIAAAGLDYAEMERLTTGSGAKDYIAANSDDFSGIDIPALTDENAVYLAVTDYIVKTVSEDKIQEMYSSVCVSAKHYNGIKYVEVDGSMLPIYYNDSSSFSTMAYLGNYTTGSYGAVSEFYSINSSTGYTSYTNAMYQTFLWKALFGIDGSGYSSSMTFLQSLALADKSVTVTPAATLDGFKAVYWHVMYNPDSSATASSDGWVDMDAYEAIAKQKTDGGLINYLSSVVLLEYVGNNASAHTDLSGTVIDGTGAVKGVKVAVFEYDSQLGKYVQRSTAYTDGDGKYTVAVPNGPDYYVTFYVGATNAYDGTAVDTRVKASFESDRDLALTAVAVEGTTVLSSDGSPYDKFEGYLVYTGVASGKSYQAAVSNGLISEVHMVPDIYNATLYLADGTSVTTAKVTVSSAIESSAIESLRISVPTGTVTVTVTDEYGAKVSGTDASVYNVDTGEVFKGTTDSAGSAKIVVPAGTYGAQDAGNGYVISSTSTVSVSSGGSKTISLTAYPANNMNITNNSTGSAPTISSIGYTSIAYSDTKAFVPAPGGVANTYTAYVISDGKIYYGVGTSSGTGIALGEGKTVYSVTGTVKDVDGKAASGVTVTFIRGDDGAVFSCTTNGDGQYTAYVPSGTYTLYSYNGDGQADLRTLEVAGDISADSEDGNISLRIAYSVSQTVNFHTGTSSSSTKTLPFYGLSGKITDGETSYNLYVLTNTSGKAVFWVPKDGSIDVTMSAMDAVLLKVLNDKTNSSTGVTSNTSLSTMSFELTEDAEKPLQVKKIGVTNSTEYDLKIYYYTDKDSETPTYFELQKNNGNSIQLFAGKYYLVVDELLNQGYYADDNFTVYLGHNNLTLDSLTNGFECYAVEVKYTDGDSLSITALKDSDGNTGTYEKGDKSTSDTTVTVKYYLEKNHEYIFSVKSGEDKVAVSQKITSSISAVDLTSPYETVKVSGYVGVTADGSMTVEYTYNAVDYELGVDIKDGNYEFNVPKNVTVSMSVKVTVESNNIKYELKTDADESVAVEDKDVTYNFSVISNGVGSTYDDAVEVVSGSFDTAGNGTLEIKVFNTNKYSMTYVITGSSVFVLDKAYTLTIAGESNGTVTVKGHFDATKIGAGDSNMYVTVSDTVGNEVAKCIVPANKYAAASTVNDTVVNVTSADKTSSDIAAGSVYRYAITIVNPNSNLEYANVTASLSDSSVTGWKVFVVDSTGYIIYAGDSTEKFNLNGFSTTTLYVMVINTDGSSTAVPKVKVDVTVTDVAGNAVSLKTDSSEITVSGNIASAAALEAQTADLSLDSGSVSDGGASNEGKKISMTFWALFILTVLVLLLIIWTGSKRGVFSRK
- a CDS encoding radical SAM protein, giving the protein MSFIRFDSGSAANGKLANGCEFCIRGSKMVLFVTGRCKAGCFYCPISAERKGRDTVYANECPAMNDDQIIEEAEAMDAEGTGITGGDPSENLDRTLHYIRLLKDHFGKDHHIHMYTSVISLENAKLLEEAGLDEIRYHPREDLWTCMDTTELEDIVKSVGMDVGIEVPALPGKEGELTELAGYATGVGVKFINLNELEFSETNWDMMEAHGYEIKDDLSAAVLGSEETAIKVMNALPDAPLHFCSSTFKDGVQLRNRLKRRAENIAREYDVVTEDGTILKGIVYSDDLDGAARYLKDNYDVPDDLILVDAERNRIETASWVLDEIAEELPFKCYIVEEYPTKDRLEVERTPLN
- the pyrF gene encoding orotidine-5'-phosphate decarboxylase produces the protein MRKSSRLILALDETDREKALDIADAVSGTVDAIKINWPLVLSAGPEMITELSRRSDVICDFKVADIPNTVHLIVDGALGRGASAVIVHSFTGSDSMKEAVDTAAGRGNIYAVTEMSHPGGKEFTAPNAEALALVGVRCGVKGFIAPATRPDRIAAIRKVIGDREILSPGVGAQGGSASAAISAGADYVIVGRAIYKSDDPSKVAGDIADEIRTVL